In Anaeromusa acidaminophila DSM 3853, the DNA window GAAAAACGCGGGTCTTCAACGCTCCATGTCAAAGAAGGGGTGCTCTCCAGACAACTCTGCTTGTGAAGGTCTGTTTGGACGTTTGAAAAATGAAATGTTCTATAATCGTAACTGGTCCGGTGTAAGCATTCATCAGTTTATCGAAAT includes these proteins:
- a CDS encoding IS3 family transposase; the encoded protein is KNAGLQRSMSKKGCSPDNSACEGLFGRLKNEMFYNRNWSGVSIHQFIEILNNYLIWYNETRIKTSLGNRSPLEYRRSLGLVA